One Myotis daubentonii chromosome 3, mMyoDau2.1, whole genome shotgun sequence genomic window carries:
- the NPPB gene encoding natriuretic peptides B, protein MDPQTGLSRALLLLLFLHLMPLGGRSHPLGGPSLGPHSELSRVQELRDHLPGTAGERQEEQTTPEPLQQGRSSKAAGAARQAAPAAGLGPRDHVLQSPKRMRDSGCFGVRMDRIGASTGLGCNVLKRH, encoded by the exons ATGGACCCGCAGACGGGGCTGTCCAGGGCGCTCTTGCTCCTTCTGTTCTTGCACCTGATGCCGCTAGGAGGTCGTTCGCACCCGCTGGGTGGCCCTAGCCTAGGCCCCCACTCGGAACTGTCCAGAGTCCAG GAGCTGCGGGACCATCTTCCGGGCACAGCTGGGGAGCGGCAGGAGGAGCAGACCACCCCGGAGCCCCTCCAGCAAGGACGCAGTTCTAAAGCAGCCGGGGCGGCCAGGCAGGCAGCTCCTGCTGCCGGCCTTGGGCCCCGTGACCATGTCCTCCAGAGCCCCAAGAGGATGCGTGACTCGGGCTGCTTTGGGGTCAGGATGGACCGGATCGGCGCCTCCACTGGCCTGGGCTGCAATG tGCTGAAGAGGCATTAG